A region from the Triticum aestivum cultivar Chinese Spring chromosome 3D, IWGSC CS RefSeq v2.1, whole genome shotgun sequence genome encodes:
- the LOC123075928 gene encoding FBD-associated F-box protein At1g60410-like — protein MESPPPKRNAGHVGEDGISALPDHLLLDILERLHLREAVRAGALSTRWRHLPSHLSLVHLDAGHFRGATSLQVMDAFTGAARALLTRVPPAEGVCESGALKVLVLSFYTSSPHLTSLALAVGSGTSA, from the coding sequence ATGGAGTCGCCGCCGCCCAAGCGCAACGCCGGCCACGTCGGCGAGGACGGAATCAGCGCCCTccccgaccacctcctcctcgacaTCCTCGAGCGCCTCCACCTGCGCGAGGCGGTCCGCGCCGGCGCGCTCTCCACGCGGTGGCGGCACCTCCCCAGCCACCTCTCGCTCGTGCACCTCGACGCCGGTCACTTCCGCGGCGCCACATCGCTCCAGGTCATGGACGCGTTCACGGGCGCGGCGCGGGCCTTGCTCACTCGGGTGCCTCCCGCCGAGGGAGTGTGCGAGAGTGGTGCCCTCAAGGTGCTCGTCCTCAGCTTCTACACGTCTTCCCCTCACCTGACCTCATTAGCACTTGCAGTAGGCTCAGGCACCTCAGCTTGA